A genomic stretch from Amycolatopsis sp. 195334CR includes:
- a CDS encoding polysaccharide pyruvyl transferase family protein has protein sequence MRVLLTGWPSFVDGEATAGDVLSLRSVRAALAGAGIDTETAWSPVFRPDGLRLEDADPARYSDVVFVCGPAHGPQVRRLHERFPDCRRIAAGVSVLNPDDPAVTGFHRVFARDEPGGARPDLAWHVGTDHTPVIGVALAPGQREYGGKRRHDVVHAALGEWLTTLDCARLPLDTRLDTRDWRNCATPDQFASLVSRLDALVTTRLHGLVFGLRAGIPVLAVDPVAGGGKVSAQARVLGWPALVGAESAVEPGALDHWWAWCLSERGRVVARRRPPEAAVLDELVSGLRERS, from the coding sequence ATGCGCGTTCTGCTGACGGGGTGGCCGAGTTTCGTGGACGGGGAGGCCACCGCCGGTGACGTGTTGAGCCTCCGCTCGGTGCGGGCCGCGCTGGCCGGCGCCGGGATCGACACCGAGACCGCGTGGAGCCCGGTGTTCCGGCCCGACGGGCTGCGGCTGGAGGACGCCGACCCGGCGCGGTACTCCGATGTGGTCTTCGTCTGCGGACCGGCACACGGCCCCCAGGTGCGGCGGCTGCACGAGCGGTTCCCGGACTGCCGCCGCATCGCCGCCGGGGTGTCGGTGCTCAATCCGGACGATCCGGCGGTGACCGGGTTCCACCGGGTGTTCGCCCGCGACGAGCCCGGTGGTGCGCGGCCGGATCTGGCGTGGCACGTGGGCACCGACCACACCCCGGTGATCGGCGTGGCGCTGGCTCCCGGGCAGCGCGAGTACGGCGGGAAGCGGCGGCACGACGTGGTGCACGCGGCGCTGGGGGAGTGGCTGACCACGCTGGACTGCGCGCGGTTGCCGCTGGACACCCGGCTCGACACCCGGGACTGGCGTAACTGCGCGACGCCGGACCAGTTCGCCTCGCTGGTGTCCCGGCTGGACGCGCTGGTCACCACCCGGCTGCACGGACTGGTGTTCGGCCTGCGGGCCGGGATCCCGGTGCTGGCGGTCGATCCGGTGGCTGGCGGGGGCAAGGTGTCCGCACAGGCCCGCGTACTGGGCTGGCCCGCACTGGTCGGGGCCGAGTCGGCGGTCGAACCCGGCGCGCTGGACCACTGGTGGGCGTGGTGCCTGTCCGAGCGCGGCCGGGTGGTGGCGCGCCGCCGCCCGCCGGAGGCCGCGGTGCTGGACGAACTCGTGAGCGGCCTGCGGGAGCGGTCATGA
- a CDS encoding CDGSH iron-sulfur domain-containing protein has protein sequence MPDEPEHRRRVIVEPGGPILVEGPVELVLPDGTTQHCDRFMVAVCACRRSKRFPLCDTSHRKRVRQDSAG, from the coding sequence GTGCCGGACGAGCCTGAACACCGTCGCCGCGTCATCGTCGAGCCCGGCGGCCCGATCCTGGTCGAAGGACCGGTCGAATTGGTCCTGCCGGACGGCACCACGCAGCACTGCGACCGGTTCATGGTCGCGGTCTGCGCGTGCCGCCGCAGCAAGCGGTTCCCGTTGTGCGACACCAGCCACCGCAAGCGGGTCCGCCAGGACTCAGCCGGTTGA
- a CDS encoding iron-containing redox enzyme family protein: MTRTATISAHLAAELPAPRGPISAAVLDVLSGRCHEEALRGPTIEDAFGEDVQLALHICYELHYRGFRGVDPEWEWAPELLRLRAELERAFVSALREEVPGGDDVAGELDALLVEPVPGRGLSHFLCDEAEWWQVREFFAHRSIYHLKEADPHAWVIPRLSGRPKAALVAVEFDEFGGGHADRVHAQLYADLLDAAGLSSRYLHYLESAPACMLAVVNLMSLFGLHRRWRGALVGHFTAAEITTGPSAQRLEKGLTRLGAAPECRRFYTEHIEADAVHEQVMRHEVVGGLLAQEPELAADIVFGVQATELLEGRFAEHVLGRWAHGRSSSRSTG; the protein is encoded by the coding sequence GTGACTAGAACGGCGACGATTTCCGCGCACCTCGCGGCAGAACTGCCCGCCCCACGTGGCCCGATCTCGGCCGCGGTCCTGGACGTGCTGAGCGGACGGTGCCACGAGGAAGCACTCCGGGGCCCCACCATCGAGGATGCTTTCGGTGAAGACGTGCAACTGGCCCTGCACATTTGTTACGAGCTGCACTACCGCGGCTTCCGCGGAGTCGACCCCGAGTGGGAATGGGCGCCGGAACTGCTGCGGCTGCGCGCGGAGCTGGAACGGGCCTTCGTTTCCGCGCTGCGCGAGGAGGTCCCCGGCGGTGACGACGTGGCGGGCGAACTGGACGCGCTGCTGGTCGAACCGGTGCCGGGCCGCGGGTTGAGCCACTTCCTCTGCGACGAAGCCGAATGGTGGCAGGTGCGGGAGTTCTTCGCGCACCGGTCTATCTACCACCTCAAGGAGGCCGATCCGCACGCCTGGGTCATCCCGCGGCTGTCCGGGCGGCCGAAGGCGGCACTGGTCGCGGTGGAGTTCGACGAGTTCGGCGGCGGGCACGCCGACCGGGTGCACGCGCAGCTGTACGCGGATCTCCTCGACGCGGCCGGGCTGTCGTCGCGCTACCTGCACTACCTGGAGAGCGCGCCGGCGTGCATGCTCGCCGTGGTCAACCTGATGTCGCTGTTCGGCCTGCACCGGCGGTGGCGCGGCGCGCTGGTCGGGCACTTCACCGCCGCCGAGATCACCACCGGGCCCAGCGCGCAGCGACTGGAGAAGGGGCTGACCCGCCTCGGCGCGGCGCCGGAGTGCCGCCGGTTCTACACCGAGCACATCGAAGCGGACGCCGTGCACGAGCAGGTGATGCGGCACGAGGTCGTGGGCGGCCTGCTCGCGCAGGAGCCGGAGCTGGCCGCGGACATCGTGTTCGGCGTCCAGGCCACGGAACTGCTGGAGGGGCGCTTCGCCGAGCACGTGCTGGGGCGGTGGGCGCACGGGCGGTCGTCCTCGCGCTCAACCGGCTGA
- a CDS encoding GAF and ANTAR domain-containing protein has protein sequence MTTEQDWGQEKAEFTSYARHAEPTAAFFGEGLLAGQFAQLTHTLLAASTAHEVLERVVTASHGVVPGADLVSVTFRTEDGRYETPVETDPLATELDQLQYRTGEGPCLTAAEATGPGYIRTDDLGREPAWPEFGPQAADRGVSAVLSTTLLPGNPTSAPIAALNIYSRAAGALPANAHELALLLATHATLALARVDLRDQAELREAQLRRAIESRDVIGQAKGILMARRGCTAEEAFDVLRRTSQELNVKLGQLAETLTSRHSELDG, from the coding sequence ATGACCACCGAACAGGACTGGGGCCAGGAGAAGGCCGAGTTCACCAGCTACGCCCGGCACGCCGAGCCGACGGCCGCGTTCTTCGGCGAAGGCCTGCTGGCCGGGCAGTTCGCGCAGCTGACCCACACGCTGCTGGCCGCGTCGACCGCGCACGAGGTGCTCGAACGCGTGGTCACCGCGTCCCACGGCGTGGTGCCGGGCGCGGACCTGGTGTCGGTCACCTTCCGCACCGAGGACGGCCGCTACGAAACCCCGGTGGAGACCGATCCGCTCGCCACCGAACTGGACCAGCTGCAGTACCGCACCGGGGAAGGCCCGTGCCTGACCGCCGCCGAGGCGACCGGCCCGGGGTACATCCGCACCGACGACCTCGGCCGCGAACCGGCGTGGCCCGAGTTCGGCCCCCAGGCCGCCGACCGCGGCGTCTCCGCCGTGCTGTCCACCACATTGCTGCCCGGCAACCCCACCTCCGCGCCCATCGCGGCGCTGAACATCTACTCCCGTGCGGCGGGCGCGCTCCCCGCCAACGCGCACGAACTCGCCCTGCTGCTGGCCACCCACGCCACCCTGGCCCTCGCCCGTGTCGACCTGCGCGACCAGGCCGAGTTGCGCGAGGCGCAACTGCGGCGGGCCATCGAGTCGCGCGACGTCATCGGGCAGGCCAAGGGCATCCTGATGGCCCGGCGCGGCTGCACCGCCGAGGAGGCCTTCGACGTGCTGCGCCGCACTTCCCAGGAACTCAACGTGAAGCTGGGGCAGCTCGCCGAAACGCTGACCAGCAGGCACTCCGAATTGGACGGATAG
- a CDS encoding glycosyltransferase family 2 protein, whose protein sequence is MRTTVVIITRDRCAELRRTLTQMTALPDAAPIVVVDNGSTDGTADLARERFPGVELIRAERNLGALGRNLAVSRITTPYVAFCDDDTRWQPGALTRAAELLDAHPGLASVTGRCLVEPELTEDPITPELRYSPVRGPDWLPGPALLGVMAGLSMFRVSAFEEVGGFSRRMWFGGEEELLALDLAAAGWWMCWAEDVVVHHAPSTARDPRRRRQLGIRNTLWTLWLRRPVRSAWRRTRTVLGSAPRDRYTAGAVVAALRGLPWVLRSRRVVPAAVEAGLVDLEESQRASVARRYVG, encoded by the coding sequence ATGAGGACGACCGTGGTGATCATCACCCGTGACCGGTGCGCGGAGCTGCGGCGAACCTTGACGCAGATGACCGCTTTGCCCGATGCCGCGCCGATCGTGGTGGTGGACAACGGTTCCACCGACGGAACCGCGGACCTGGCCCGCGAACGCTTCCCCGGGGTCGAACTGATCCGCGCCGAGCGCAACCTCGGCGCGCTCGGCCGCAACCTCGCGGTGAGCCGGATCACCACGCCGTACGTGGCGTTCTGCGACGACGACACCCGCTGGCAACCCGGGGCGCTGACCAGGGCGGCGGAGCTGCTCGACGCGCACCCCGGCCTGGCCTCGGTGACCGGGCGCTGCCTGGTCGAACCGGAGCTCACCGAGGACCCGATCACCCCGGAACTGCGGTACTCCCCGGTGCGCGGCCCGGACTGGCTGCCCGGCCCGGCGTTGCTCGGCGTGATGGCCGGGCTGTCGATGTTCCGGGTGAGCGCGTTCGAAGAAGTCGGCGGCTTCTCCCGGCGGATGTGGTTCGGCGGTGAGGAGGAACTGCTCGCGCTCGACCTCGCCGCGGCGGGCTGGTGGATGTGCTGGGCCGAGGACGTGGTGGTGCACCACGCCCCGTCGACGGCGCGGGACCCCCGGCGGCGAAGGCAGCTCGGGATCCGCAATACGTTGTGGACACTGTGGTTGCGGCGTCCGGTGCGCAGCGCGTGGCGGCGCACGCGGACCGTGCTCGGCTCGGCCCCGCGTGACCGGTACACCGCCGGTGCGGTCGTGGCGGCGCTTCGCGGCCTGCCCTGGGTCCTCCGGTCGCGACGGGTGGTCCCCGCGGCGGTCGAGGCCGGGCTGGTCGACCTGGAGGAGTCGCAGCGGGCTTCGGTGGCCCGGCGCTACGTCGGCTGA
- a CDS encoding NAD-dependent epimerase/dehydratase family protein, with the protein MDWNFASAVVTGGAGFVGSHLCERLLSLGTKVVCVDNFATGARENLWELLDTPGFSLVEADVTTWPADPPGDVDLVFHLASPASPRDYLRLPFETLAAGSTGTAWALDLARRHDARFLLASTSEVYGDPGQHPQREDYWGNVNPIGPRSVYDEAKRYAEAYTAAARREWQADTTIARIFNTYGPRMRAEDGRMIPAFAGQALRGEPLTVAGSGEQTRSICYVDDTVTGLLALAASTHPGPVNIGNPHELTVLEIAEEIRRLTGTRAPIRHIPAAEDDPRRRCPDIGLARAELGWAPEITSADGLARTLRWFGGPASRSA; encoded by the coding sequence ATGGACTGGAACTTCGCCAGTGCGGTGGTGACCGGGGGCGCCGGCTTCGTCGGCTCGCACCTGTGCGAACGCCTGCTCTCCCTGGGCACCAAGGTGGTCTGCGTGGACAACTTCGCCACCGGTGCCCGCGAAAACCTCTGGGAACTGCTGGACACACCGGGGTTCAGCCTGGTCGAAGCCGACGTCACCACCTGGCCCGCCGATCCGCCCGGCGACGTCGACCTGGTCTTCCACCTGGCGAGCCCCGCCTCGCCGCGGGACTACCTCCGCCTGCCCTTCGAGACGCTGGCGGCGGGGTCCACCGGCACGGCGTGGGCGCTCGACCTGGCCCGCCGCCACGACGCCCGGTTCCTGCTCGCCTCGACCAGCGAGGTCTACGGCGACCCCGGGCAGCACCCCCAGCGCGAGGACTACTGGGGCAACGTCAACCCGATCGGCCCGCGCAGCGTGTACGACGAAGCGAAGCGCTACGCCGAGGCGTACACGGCGGCCGCGCGACGCGAATGGCAGGCGGACACCACCATCGCCCGCATCTTCAACACCTACGGCCCCCGCATGCGCGCCGAGGACGGCCGGATGATCCCCGCGTTCGCCGGGCAGGCGCTGCGCGGGGAACCGCTGACCGTGGCCGGATCGGGCGAGCAGACGCGGTCGATCTGCTACGTCGACGACACGGTGACCGGCCTGCTGGCCCTCGCCGCGAGCACGCACCCCGGCCCGGTCAACATCGGCAACCCGCACGAGCTGACCGTGCTGGAGATCGCCGAGGAGATCCGCCGGCTGACCGGGACCCGCGCCCCGATCCGCCACATCCCCGCGGCCGAGGACGACCCGCGGCGGCGGTGCCCGGACATCGGCCTGGCCCGCGCGGAACTCGGCTGGGCACCCGAGATCACCTCGGCCGACGGGCTGGCCCGCACCCTTCGCTGGTTCGGCGGGCCGGCCAGCCGGTCGGCCTGA
- a CDS encoding glycosyltransferase family 2 protein: MKTTVVIATRNRAGELARTLRELAALRPPPPVIVVDNASTDDSAEVARAAGARLLALPRNLGASARNLGVAAARTPYVAFSDDDSWWAPDALAKAEQLFDRHPRLGLIAGKTLVGPENRPDPVVELMARSPLGRDPGAPGPSVLGFLACSALVRVQSYSDCGGFDPLLHFGAEEKLLSYDLAARGWQLCYVEEIVAHHHPSPSRMPAERRRRLEERNNLLISWLRRNPRNCLAATVSTSPRALAGAARRLPGVWRRRRRLPREVEARVRLLEGDR; encoded by the coding sequence ATGAAGACGACCGTGGTGATCGCGACCCGCAACCGGGCCGGCGAACTGGCGCGAACCCTGCGCGAACTCGCCGCGCTGCGACCGCCGCCGCCGGTCATCGTGGTGGACAACGCGTCGACCGACGACTCCGCCGAAGTGGCCCGCGCGGCGGGCGCGCGATTGCTCGCCCTGCCGCGGAACCTCGGTGCGTCGGCGCGGAACCTCGGTGTCGCGGCCGCGCGCACGCCGTACGTCGCGTTCAGCGACGACGATTCGTGGTGGGCACCGGACGCGCTGGCCAAGGCGGAGCAGTTGTTCGACCGGCACCCCCGGCTCGGCCTGATCGCCGGGAAAACGTTGGTGGGGCCGGAGAACCGGCCCGATCCGGTGGTGGAACTGATGGCGCGCAGCCCGCTCGGCCGGGACCCGGGTGCCCCGGGCCCCTCGGTACTGGGGTTCCTGGCCTGCTCGGCGCTCGTGCGCGTTCAGTCCTATTCGGACTGTGGTGGCTTCGACCCGCTGCTCCACTTCGGCGCGGAGGAGAAGCTGCTGTCCTACGACCTCGCCGCCCGCGGCTGGCAGCTGTGCTACGTCGAGGAGATCGTGGCGCACCACCACCCGTCGCCGTCGCGCATGCCCGCCGAGCGTCGACGGCGGCTGGAGGAACGCAACAACCTGTTGATCAGCTGGCTCCGCCGGAACCCGCGAAACTGCCTGGCCGCAACGGTTTCCACCTCGCCACGCGCCCTCGCCGGGGCCGCGCGGCGGCTGCCGGGGGTTTGGCGGCGACGGCGGCGGCTGCCCCGGGAAGTGGAAGCCCGAGTCCGGCTGCTGGAGGGAGACCGATGA
- a CDS encoding glycosyltransferase, which translates to MKVLAWHVHGSWMDAFVRGRHTYVLPVRPEGGPWGLGRADRPWPDNVVEADEAELADSELDLVVLQRPEEIERAERLLGRRPGRDVPAVFVEHNTPLGGVPDTRHPLADQSEIPIVHVTHFNQLIWDSGQAPVMVIPHGVPDPGEQYTGATERAAVVINEPRRRGRRTGTDLLPAFCRAAPVDLFGMGLAGINEHTGVDGERLRPIGDLPLADLHRELATRRLYLHTARWTSLGLSLIEAMHLGMPVVALATTEAAVTVPKEAGFVATDVGALTTAIRQLIDDPGLARAAGKAAREHALAHHGLEAFLHNWDTLFGRLMA; encoded by the coding sequence ATGAAAGTGCTCGCCTGGCATGTTCACGGTTCGTGGATGGACGCGTTCGTCCGAGGCCGGCACACCTACGTGTTGCCGGTGCGGCCCGAAGGCGGTCCGTGGGGCCTCGGCCGGGCGGACCGGCCTTGGCCGGACAACGTGGTCGAAGCGGACGAAGCGGAACTCGCCGACTCCGAATTGGACCTGGTCGTCCTGCAACGGCCGGAGGAGATCGAGCGCGCGGAGCGGTTGCTCGGCCGCCGCCCCGGCCGGGACGTGCCCGCGGTTTTCGTCGAGCACAACACCCCGCTGGGCGGCGTGCCGGACACCCGGCACCCGCTGGCGGACCAGAGCGAGATCCCGATCGTCCACGTCACCCACTTCAACCAGCTGATCTGGGATTCCGGCCAGGCGCCGGTGATGGTCATCCCGCACGGCGTGCCCGATCCCGGCGAGCAGTACACCGGGGCCACCGAACGCGCGGCCGTGGTGATCAACGAACCCCGGCGCCGCGGCAGGCGCACCGGCACCGATCTGCTGCCCGCGTTCTGCCGGGCCGCGCCGGTCGACCTGTTCGGCATGGGACTGGCCGGGATCAACGAGCACACCGGGGTGGACGGGGAGCGGCTCCGGCCGATCGGTGACCTGCCGCTCGCCGACCTGCACCGGGAACTGGCGACGCGGCGCCTCTACCTGCACACCGCGCGGTGGACCTCGCTGGGCCTGTCCCTGATCGAGGCCATGCACCTGGGCATGCCGGTGGTGGCGCTGGCGACCACCGAAGCCGCGGTGACCGTGCCGAAGGAGGCGGGCTTCGTCGCCACCGACGTCGGCGCGCTGACCACGGCGATCCGGCAACTGATCGACGATCCCGGGCTGGCGCGGGCCGCCGGGAAGGCCGCGCGCGAGCACGCGCTGGCACACCACGGGCTCGAGGCGTTCCTGCACAACTGGGACACGCTGTTCGGCCGCTTGATGGCATGA
- a CDS encoding methyltransferase, protein MATTQTARPRTTSDTAGLVRLPGVYQPQADTRLLASVLSRTELPPAARVLDVCTGTGALAMSAARRGCTEVTAIDISRRAVLTARLNARRLGLPARVHRRSFVDFDGTFDLVLANPPYVPATTAVPSGRARCWDAGADGRALLDPLCLLAPRLLRPSGQLLLVHSDVSGVDTTLELLRSSGLVADEVARQRNPFGPVMQSRAAFLERAGLIPAGRRYEDLVVIRAGRA, encoded by the coding sequence ATGGCCACCACGCAGACGGCCCGTCCACGGACCACTTCGGACACCGCGGGCCTGGTCCGGTTGCCCGGGGTGTACCAGCCCCAGGCGGACACCCGATTGCTGGCTTCGGTGCTGTCGCGGACGGAACTGCCGCCGGCGGCCCGCGTCCTGGACGTCTGCACCGGCACCGGCGCGCTGGCCATGAGCGCCGCGCGGCGCGGTTGCACCGAGGTCACCGCCATCGACATCTCCCGGCGCGCGGTGCTCACCGCCCGGCTCAACGCCCGGCGCCTCGGGCTACCGGCCCGCGTGCACCGACGCTCCTTTGTGGACTTCGACGGCACCTTCGATCTGGTGCTGGCCAATCCGCCCTACGTGCCCGCCACCACCGCGGTGCCCAGCGGCCGCGCGCGGTGCTGGGACGCGGGTGCCGACGGCCGGGCGCTGCTCGACCCGCTGTGCCTGCTGGCGCCGCGGTTGCTGCGGCCGTCGGGGCAGCTGCTACTGGTGCACTCGGATGTGTCCGGAGTGGACACCACACTGGAACTGCTGCGCTCGTCGGGCTTGGTGGCCGACGAGGTCGCGCGCCAGCGCAACCCCTTCGGCCCGGTGATGCAGTCGCGGGCGGCGTTCCTGGAGCGCGCCGGGCTGATCCCGGCCGGCCGCAGGTACGAGGACCTGGTGGTGATCCGTGCCGGACGAGCCTGA